A single genomic interval of Coccidioides posadasii str. Silveira chromosome 1, complete sequence harbors:
- a CDS encoding uncharacterized protein (EggNog:ENOG410PRC6~COG:S) has protein sequence MPNSRLPSPPSAQIPSASSLSTVSDTLHLLYHHNKNQHRSAKWFKWLGILKRWTNRLTLELQVAEAQGHLDLAFDDEEAGGIRSVMAHMGRNIVPRCYGAFSTIIADKQFSALGVVLLSALAEIAGLIKMPGLEGGFLPAEAVASRLDISVAATIDDASVPIHEPENERHGQEDIGEVIGRSEIAEGSLPRPSEKEESESQPNVFGEPLETRTKKGKKRRLERDENLSEEDVSAISQRHVKDIQAPSLVKVKEKERKKKKKKGNAIDDIFGDLA, from the exons ATGCCCAACTCGCGCTTGCCGTCTCCACCCTCAGCTCAGATCCCCTCTGCCTCGTCGCTCTCCACGGTCTCCGATACGCTCCATCTTCTTTATCACCATAACAAAAACCAACACCGGAGCGCCAAATGGTTTAAATGGCTGGGGATCTTGAAGCGATGGACGAATAGGTTAACCCTCGAGCTTCAGGTTGCTGAAGCTCAAGGCCATCTGGATTTGGCCtttgatgatgaggaggCTGGTGGTATCCGGAGTGTGATGGCCCACATGGGACGGAATATCGTTCCCCGATGTTATGG TGCGTTCTCCACCATAATCGCCGACAAACAGTTCTCCGCCCTGGGCGTGGTACTTCTATCCGCGTTGGCGGAGATAGCTGGCTTGATAAAAATGCCAGGTTTGGAAGGCGGCTTCCTCCCAGCAGAAGCAGTGGCTTCGCGATTGGATATCTCTGTGGCAGCAACTATTGATGACGCCAGCGTGCCGATACATGAGCCAGAAAATGAGAGACACGGTCAAGAGGATATTGGAGAAGTGATCGGTCGTTCTGAAATCGCTGAAGGTTCGCTGCCTAGACcttcagaaaaagaggaatCCGAGAGTCAACCAAATGTCTTTGGAGAACCCTTAGAAACCAGGACTAAAAAGGGtaagaaaagaagattggAACGAGACGAAAACCTTTCGGAGGAAGATGTCTCCGCGATATCACAAAGGCATGTGAAGGACATACAGGCTCCTAGCCTGGTCAAAgtgaaagagaaagagaggaagaagaaaaagaagaaaggcaATGCAATTGATGATATTTTTGGTGATCTGGCATGA
- a CDS encoding uncharacterized protein (SECRETED:SignalP(1-19)~EggNog:ENOG410PXWN~COG:S), translating into MRVILLGATGNLGIRLVAALLAHGHQVVVYVRSPQKFANMAPEGVRSRVTVFNGDATDAESLKTAIREHHCDAMVDTAGNQVWPWKEHQLQKIARAASQAAVDIGRERGVPMRALFICGLGELAYPLPSDEKSQQGKASTSPPNVEQPRRTIGSYLPNFAVEQHRETRAIINAIPLSDLRWTLVCIAIMLPLHEGIELLSEPDPHNLLTTADIPPAWPRRWVARIPWIGTSLEVIMNMAGYTTKLEHIADFIAEDLARGSEKWVGQLVGFREREKGQ; encoded by the exons ATGCGCGTCATTCTCCTCGGCGCAACAGGCAATCTAGGCATTCGCCTAGTTGCGGCACTCCTCGCCCATGGCCATCAAGTTGTGGTTTACGTCCGTTCTCCCCAGAAGTTTGCCAATATGGCCCCTGAGGGCGTTCGTTCCCGGGTCACAGTTTTTAACGGGGACGCCACAGACGCGGAGAGCCTCAAGACGGCCATCCGCGAACACCATTGCGACGCCATGGTGGACACTGCGGGAAACCAAGTCTGGCCGTGGAAAGAGCATCAGCTCCAGAAAATTGCGAGGGCTGCCTCGCAAGCTGCGGTAGATATTGGCAGGGAGCGAGGAGTTCCGATGCGAGCCTTGTTCATTTGTGGACTCGGTGAGCTGGCGTATCCGCTACCTAGCGATGAGAAGTCTCAACAAGGAAAGGCCTCCACATCTCCGCCAAACGTGGAACAGCCGAGACGTACAATTGGTAGCTA CCTCCCGAACTTTGCTGTTGAACAGCATCGTGAAACCCGAGCGATCATAAATGCTATTCCCCTCTCCGATCTTCGCTGGACTCTCGTTTGCATCGCCATCATGCTACCGCTGCACGAAGGAATCGAGCTTCTCTCAGAGCCGGATCCCCATAACTTACTCACCACTGCTGACATTCCGCCTGCGTGGCCACGTAGATGGGTGGCTCGGATCCCTTGGATTGGCACAAGCTTGGAAGTCATCATGAACATGGCTGGCTATACAACTAAATTGGAGCACATTGCTGACTTTATTGCGGAAGACCTGGCGAGGGGTAGCGAGAAGTGGGTCGGGCAGTTGGTAGGTTTTAGAGAGCGAGAGAAAGGCCAGTGA
- a CDS encoding uncharacterized protein (EggNog:ENOG410PPWC~COG:D~BUSCO:3010at33183) has protein sequence MIRGNGSPGAASSNRSSDEAASHNGSPETKLTAFSPEDARIKSLLDNSGAIGLHRHETMTFTPVHKPGIGQDAFRTISGPNARIQLSPTASPFTPASYIQSRFTGNESVSAFLKQNDVSPATISYLAANSDPETPFTPNGSFARNSPPRFGPIAPGGPVHLTYPKQDEAARSKMSYLTATSEPETPFTPNGSLARNSPPRFGTIGHPYVAPTPIHMAYCQFGTFDKINRSRAFTIEGAPTDLAHLTIVSLFDRHEFSTLKGPILTELGTHGKIYVGFTDSRDAKAAFDKVKKQYPAWCLQALTAKEFTGKHDATYVGATSDYEGYIFASVYFNGNNPAADGRVISHNFKNILEKFGDVKAFCTIPTEQRHVVDFMVEFFDTRAAENVASTLNGSSVDECILEINLYRPDVVENHYIDFEHKDVSDAVTKQSVGRRDSFGQPYVELSPTGRSTIPVGDPASEFGWLRKAENNFSYRHRLEVGRRQDSRPSNQNYVDIEKIRLGLDVRTTIMLRNIPNKIDQVMLKNIVDETSFGKYDFMYLRIDFANNCNVGYAFINFEDPIDIIDFANARAGRTWNCFNSDKVAEISYATIQGRDCLVQKFRNSSVMLEHPSFRPKLFYTGSGPLAGTEEPFPGPDNPSKMRRSVENAEHVGMYKLVKTSVPKPGLY, from the exons ATGATTCGTGGAAACGGATCTCCTGGCGCAGCCAGTAGCAACCGTTCCTCCGACGAGGCTGCTTCTCACAATGGCTCTCCTGAGACCAAGCTCACTGCATTCTCCCCCGAGGATGCCCGCATAAAGTCCCTTTTGGACAATTCAGGTGCCATTGGCCTTCACAGACACGAAACCATGACTTTTACACCTGT CCATAAGCCGGGAATTGGCCAGGATGCATTCAGGACCATTTCGGGACCAAATGCACGAATCCAGCTCTCTCCCACGGCAAGCCCTTTCACTCCAGCCAGCTATATCCAGAGTAGATTTACTGGAAATGAGAGTGTCTCGGCCTTTTTGAAACAGAACGATGTTTCCCCAGCCACAATCAGCTACTTAGCAGCGAATTCTGACCCGGAAACCCCATTCACTCCAAATGGTTCTTTCGCTCGAAACTCCCCTCCACGTTTCGGCCCGATTGCTCCCGGTGGTCCTGTTCATTTGACTTATCCCAAGCAGGATGAAGCAGCTCGCTCGAAGATGAGCTACTTGACAGCCACCTCCGAACCGGAAACTCCGTTTACTCCGAACGGGTCACTTGCTCGCAACTCGCCTCCACGTTTCGGTACCATTGGTCACCCTTACGTGGCTCCGACACCCATTCATATGGCGTATTGCCAGTTTGGTACTTTTGACAAGATCAACCGCAGTCGTGCATTTACCATTGAAGGCGCACCGACGGACTTAGCCCACTTGACCATTGTTAGCCTTTTTGAT CGCCATGAGTTCAGCACTCTCAAGGGGCCTATCCTTACTGAACTGGGCACTCATGGAAAAATATATGTCGGTTTTACCGATAGCCGCGATGCCAAAGCTGCTTTTGATAAAGTCAAAAAGCAGTATCCCGCCTGGTGTTTGCAGGCCTTGACTGCCAAAGAGTTTACTGGAAAACACGATGCGACTTATGTGGGTGCAACTTCTGACTATGAAGGTTACATCTTTGCTTCGGTTTATTTCAATGGCAACAATCCAGCTGCGGATGGACGCGTGATCTCCCACAATTTCAAGAACATTCTCGAGAAGTTCGGCGACGTCAAAGCCTTCTGCACTATTCCCACCGAGCAGAGGCATGTCGTTGACTTTATGGTCGAGTTCTTCGACACTCGTGCCGCCGAAAACGTCGCTTCCACTTTGAACGGCAGTTCAGTTGAT GAATGCATTCTCGAGATCAACCTCTACAGGCCCGATGTTGTAGAGAATCATTACATTGATTTTGAACACAAGGATGTCTCCGATGCAGTTACAAAGCAGTCGGTCGGACGCCGCGATAGCTTTGGACAACCATATGTCGAACTCAGTCCGACCGGTCGCTCAACTATTCCCGTCGGCGATCCTGCCAGTGAATTTGGTTGGCTTCGCAAGGCTGAAAACAATTTCTCCTATCGTCATCGTCTCGAAGTTGGACGGCGTCAGGACTCTCGTCCCAGTAACCAGAATTATGTTGATATCGAGAAGATTCGACTTGGTCTCGATGTCCGCACTACT attatGTTGCGCAATATTCCCAACAAGATTGACCAAGTAATGCTAAAGAACATTGTTGACGAGACCAGTTTCGGCAAGTATGACTTTATGTATTTGCGTATCG ATTTCGCCAACAATTGCAA CGTGGGCTATGCCTTCATCAACTTCGAGGAT CCCATCGATATTATTGAC TTTGCCAACGCTCGTGCTGGTCGTACATG GAATTGCTTCAACAGCGATAAGGTCGCAGAGATCTCGTATGCCA CCATTCAAGGAAGAGATTGTCTCGTTCAAAAGTTCCGCAACAGCTCCGTCATGTTGGAGCATCCATCCTTCCGTCCTAAA TTGTTCTATACTGGCAGTGGGCCACTGGCTGGTACAGAAGAGCCTTTCCCCGGCCCTGACAATCCATCGAAGATGCGACGCAGCGTCGAAAATGCCGAACACGTTGGCATGTATAAACTCGTGAAGACCTCCGTACCGAAACCGGGTCTGTACTAA
- a CDS encoding uncharacterized protein (EggNog:ENOG410Q5DK), whose protein sequence is MAKKTRSLLHGEITYSFAKDEEVNILHRLGYVKQRAKFFDVLHHKRAWMRSIVAHHLGASPNACSVAGPEDWIYGSFNVCIPVTVSSSWRRKRQRLMLRFPLPYRVGDHFCPGNSDEKLRCEAGTYAWLQQNATDVPIPHMYGFAVSTGETFTTATCLSFWKRWLFKLRCLALSLLGCPLPSRYVPHQPQSQATDIGYLLIEYIEESAGRMLSNTWSEKRHDDRLRGNLFRSLSQILLSITRTPLPCVGSFVIDNNGYLQLTNRPLSLEIQALENENIPTDMPRNYTYATVDSYILDVLRIHDNRLLHQPNGINNLGDYGAQAAALTILRAALPSFFDPGLRRGPFVLTFTDFNQSNFFVDEDWNVTCIVDLEWMCSLPIEMCRIPPWLTDKAVDEIAEQPEEYGRLRQELVDTLAAEEAKLFGPNEAGAQQHRLSMVMNQGWELGTFWYSLALRSPTGLHALFYKQIQPRFLKKCPEHTEFDNIVPWYWRTDFLEVAIKKMEDKKNYDMQLREAFDKDEAP, encoded by the exons ATGGCCAAAAAGACCCGCAGCCTTCTTCATGGGGAGATCACATACTCCTTCGCCAAAGACGAGGAGGTCAACATCCTCCATCGCCTAGGATACGTCAAGCAACGCGCAAAGTTCTTCGATGTCTTGCACCACAAGCGCGCCTGGATGAGATCAATTGTTGCCCACCACCTTGGCGCATCTCCCAATGCTTGCTCTGTGGCTGGCCCTGAGGACTGGATCTATGGCAGCTTCAATGTCTGTATTCCGGTCACTGTCTCCTCAAGTTGGAGGAGGAAAAGGCAAAGGCTGATGCTCCGGTTTCCACTTCCATATCGTGTCGGTGACCACTTTTGCCCGGGAAATAGCGACGAGAAGCTTCGATGTGAAGCTGGGACCTATGCGTGGCTTCAGCAGAATGCCACGGATGTGCCCATCCCACACATGTATGGGTTTGCTGTATCAACTGGAGAGACG TTCACCACGGCCACTTGCTTGTCATTCTGGAAGCGCTGGCTTTTTAAACTTCGGTGCCTAGCCCTGTCATTGCTTGGTTGTCCGCTGCCTTCGCGCTACGTTCCCCATCAGCCACAAAGTCAAGCCACGGATATTGGTTACCTTCTGATTGAGTACATCGAGGAATCGGCCGGCCGGATGCTTTCTAATACATGGAGTGAAAAAAGGCATGATGACCGGTTACGTGGGAACCTCTTTCGCTCACTTTCTCAAATCTTGCTGAGCATCACACGAACCCCGTTACCATGCGTTGGATCGTTTGTAATTGATAATAACGGTTATCTGCAACTCACCAACCGGCCACTATCACTTGAGATCCAGGCGCTGGAGAATGAAAACATTCCGACCGACATGCCTCGCAATTACACCTACGCGACAGTCGACTCCTATATCCTTGATGTTCTAAGGATCCATGACAATCGTCTCCTTCATCAGCCCAATGGAATCAACAATCTTGGTGACTACGGTGCCCAGGCAGCAGCTCTGACAATCCTACGAGCGGCTTTGCCATCCTTCTTTGACCCAGGCCTGCGTCGCGGCCCCTTTGTATTGACGTTTACCGATTTCAATCAGAGCAACTTTTTTGTCGATGAAGACTGGAATGTGACCTGTATTGTGGATCTGGAGTGGATGTGCTCATTGCCTATTGAGATGTGCCGCATTCCCCCATGGCTGACAGACAAAGCTGTGGATGAGATTGCCGAACAGCCTGAAGAGTATGGTCGACTCAGACAGGAACTAGTAGATACACTTGCAGcggaagaagcaaagctgTTTGGCCCAAACGAGGCGGGCGCCCAGCAGCATCGTCTGTCAATGGTCATGAATCAAGGTTGGGAACTGGGAACATTCTGGTATTCTCTCGCGCTTCGAAGTCCCACGGGTCTTCACGCGCTCTTCTACAAACAGATACAGCCGAGATTTCTCAAAAAATGCCCGGAACATACAGAATTCGACAATATTGTCCCATGGTACTGGAGAACCGATTTTCTTGAGGTTGCCATCAAAAAGATGGAGGATAAGAAAAACTATGATATGCAACTCCGAGAAGCTTTTGACAAGGATGAAGCCCCATGA
- a CDS encoding uncharacterized protein (BUSCO:185196at4751~EggNog:ENOG410PKAQ~COG:U~BUSCO:1903at33183) — protein sequence MPGPTNSRSELSYLLNHIVNSSSDTDYLDQLIPSIREYSHGNRTSQLLQSLTKFANDREAQIESICTSTHQEFVTSINQLLDIREGTVNLTSEILDLNQSIQASTKRLAEQKKALVESRSHRQNIDDTSKALQDCLEVLLLANQVYDLLARKNHYAALRALDELQNVHLKGVTQYKIAEVIQRSVPITQKAIADAVMADLNTWLYRIREMSQYLGEISLYHTDLRRARLKERAEKTPYLEHFKLNSAIELISDEHEEFDLLQNDDLQVDFTPLFECLHIHQSLGQMDKFRVEYATTRRRQKELLLPPTINLLDEEGACLHTLLEEIAGFAIVERTTMKKIPDLRSPVDVDELWDSMCQTAVGLMKKALPSVDNAENLLKIKNLIALFMQTMDTWGFPVGAFDRFLLELFDRYAELLKRRFSDDFQEIVQSDDYMPMAIQNEEEYDKVLNVSWYTPEKPREEQIFPCVLPFSQMYPLCCIDIRNFLNQFYFFSNDDFQHPNIIDETLKNSLDELLSDKVCETLVERLSAQYLGQIVQILINLEYFEIACQELELLLGAARSPSSGDGAVSLAATEKFRNNKKVAEKRIFELVNSKIDDLIETAEYDWNAPSLQMEPSNYMQTLTRFLSNIMNSTLLGLPTEIKELIYFDALSHAANMVLALPLSPDVKKINPNGVAALARDVDYLTKFVEGLGVPILLENLDELQQTVQLMMSDNTEEFYDISIRNKKYGRVDAMNGPILIEKLTKILQSPPAKTDKFGSLSSRFGMKSS from the exons ATGCCGGGGCCGACAAACTCCCGCAGCGAGCTTTCCTACCTCCTTAACCAT ATAGTCAATTCTTCCTCGGACACAGACTACTTAGACCAGCTTATTCCCTCAATCCGAGAATATAGCCATGGCAATCGAACCTCTCAGCTCCTGCAATCCCTCACCAAATTCGCGAACGATCGTGAAGCCCAGATCGAAAGTATATGTACTTCTACACATCAGGAATTTGTGACCTCTATCAACCAGCTGCTGGACATCCGAGAGGGCACTGTCAACCTGACGTCGGAGATCCTAGACCTCAATCAGTCAATCCAGGCCAGCACAAAGAGGTTAGCGGAACAGAAGAAAGCCTTGGTTGAGTCCCGGAGCCACCGACAGAATATTGATGACACCTCGAAGGCGTTGCAGGACTGTCTGGAGGTACTGCTCCTGGCAAATCAGGTCTATGATCTATTAGCGAGGAAGAACCATTATGCGGCCCTGCGGGCTCTGGATGAACTACAGAATGTTCATTTAAAGGGTGTGACTCAATATAAAATTGCGGAAGTAATTCAGCGTTCCGTTCCAATTACTCAGAAGGCGATTGCAGATGCTGTGATGGCAGACCTCAACACATGGCTCTACCGTATCAGAGAGATGTCACAATACCTTGGGGAAATATCTCTTTATCACACAGATCTGCGTCGAGCCAGACTGAAAGAGCGCGCTGAGAAAACACCATATCTCGAGCATTTCAAGCTGAACTCGGCAATTGAACTGATTTCGGATGAGCATGAAGAGTTTGACCTGTTACAGAACGATGACCTTCAAGTCGATTTCACTCCTCTGTTTGAATGTTTGCATATCCATCAGTCCCTTGGGCAGATGGATAAGTTCCGTGTCGAATATGCCACTACCAGAAGGCGGCAGAAGGAACTATTACTGCCTCCTACAATTAATCTTCTCGACGAAGAGGGTGCTTGTCTGCACACTCTCCTCGAGGAGATCGCTGGGTTCGCTATCGTTGAGCGAACAACGATGAAAAAGATACCGGATCTAAGGTCGCCagttgat GTCGACGAGCTCTGGGATTCGATGTGCCAGACCGCAGTCGGCCTGATGAAAAAGGCGCTGCCGTCGGTGGATAATGCAGAAAACCTACTAAAAATCAAGAACCTAATTGCCTTGTTCATGCAAACAATGGAT ACATGGGGTTTTCCAGTAGGAGCTTTTGATAGGTTTTTACTAGAGTTATTTGACAGGTATGCTGAACTGTTGAAACGGAGGTTCAGCGATGACTTCCAAGAG ATCGTCCAATCCGACGATTACATGCCAATGGCAATacaaaatgaagaagaatacGATAAGGTTCTCAATGTGAGCTGGTATACTCCAGAGAAGCCCAGAGAAGAACAGAT CTTCCCTTGCGTCCTGCCTTTTTCCCAGATGTATCCACTTTGTTGTATCGATATTCGGAATTTCTTGAATCAGTTTTACTTCTTTTCGAACGATGACTTTCAGCACCCGAATATTATCGACGAAACCCTTAAGAAC TCTTTGGACGAACTGCTCTCCGACAAAGTCTGTGAGACGCTTGTCGAACGGCTCAGCGCTCAATACCTAGGCCAAATCGTCCAAATTCTCATCAACCTCGAGTACTTCGAAATAGCATGCCAAGAGCTTGAACTGCTCCTAGGTGCAGCACGATCACCATCATCTGGCGATGGAGCAGTGAGCCTTGCTGCAACAGAGAAGTTCCGGAATAACAAGAAGGTTGCTGAAAAGCGAATTTTCGAGCTCGTCAATTCTAAAATCGACGATCTCATCGAAACCGCTGAATACGACTGGAATGCACCAAGCTTGCAGATGGAGCCGAGTAACTATATGCAGACTCTGACCCGGTTTCTGTCTAATATCATGAACTCGACCCTCCTTGGTTTGCCGACCGAAATTAAGGAACTTATATATTTCGACGCCCTGAGCCATGCCGCAAATATGGTTCTG GCGCTCCCACTCTCCCCAGACGTCAAAAAGATTAACCCAAACGGAGTTGCCGCTCTCGCACGAGACGTGGATTACCTCACCAAATTCGTAGAGGGACTGGGCGTGCCTATTCTCCTAGAGAATCTCGACGAACTGCAGCAAACCGTACAATTGATGATGTCCGACAACACAGAAGAATTCTACGATATATCAATTCGGAATAAAAAATATGGCCGGGTCGATGCGATGAACGGGCCAATATTAATTGAAAA GCTCACGAAAATATTACAAAGTCCACCGGCGAAGACGGATAAATTCGGCTCTCTCTCGAGTCGATTTGGAATGAAGTCATCTTGA
- a CDS encoding uncharacterized protein (EggNog:ENOG410PK7Z~COG:K~BUSCO:12482at33183) translates to MEPAQAGAAGGAGAQSAASRQRHHHHQPQDTQGQGGQQGGQQQQQPVYDIRNGGHYGLKAPVQRYGHHKFDFMAMVVALIDLQLSAQGYAPVPELYTGTWANVNQGLTGQARDVLTTYWQHMINHLESDNHDYKIHQLPLARIKKVMKADPEVKMISAEAPILFAKGCDIFITELTMRAWIHAEDNKRRTLQRSDIAAALAKSDMFDFLIDIVPREEATSHTKRSAPSAPPQHANAGQMPPQQPGVQQPHHMGPPDYGSLGQPPMGQEQDYRQQPAMYGGAVQSDPAYGQPQPQMFEGMYGYSHLPTQQ, encoded by the exons ATGGAACCGGCACAAGCAGGCGCCGCCGGAGGCGCTGGTGCTCAATCCGCTGCCTCACGTCAACGACATCACCACCATCAGCCACAGGATACCCAGGGCCAAGGTGGACAGCAGGGCGgtcagcagcaacaacaaccCGTGTATGATATTCGAAATGGTGGACACTACG GATTAAAGGCGCCAGTGCAGCGGTACGGACATCATAAGTTTGATTTTATGGCGATGGTCGTCGCGCTAATAGATTTACAGCTCTCAGCACAAGGCTATGCACCGGTACCAGAGCTATACACAGGCACATGGGCAAAT GTCAATCAAGGGCTAACAGGCCAAGCACGCGATGTTCTAACCACTTACTGGCAACACATGATCAACCATCTCGAATCCGACAACCACGACTACAAAATCCACCAATTGCCTCTTGCCAGAATCAAGAAAGTTATGAAAGCCGACCCCGAAGTTAAGATGATTTCCGCAGAAGCACCCATCCTCTTTGCCAAAGGGTGCGATATCTTCATCACCGAGTTGACCATGCGCGCCTGGATCCATGCAGAGGATAACAAGCGGCGTACTCTACAACGGTCGGATATTGCTGCAGCTCTGGCCAAGTCGGATATGTTCGACTTCTTAATTGACATTGTGCCCCGGGAAGAGGCAACATCTCATACGAAACGATCTGCACCCAGTGCGCCGCCACAGCATGCAAACGCTGGACAGATGCCACCTCAACAACCTGGTGTGCAGCAGCCGCACCATATGGGGCCCCCGGATTATGGATCACTAGGCCAACCGCCTATGGGTCAAGAGCAAGATTATAGGCAGCAACCGGCCATGTATGGCGGAGCCGTCCAATCCGACCCTGCATACGGCCAACCCCAGCCTCAGATGTTCGAGGGGATGTACGGATATTCGCATTTGCCCACCCAGCAG TGA
- a CDS encoding uncharacterized protein (EggNog:ENOG410PQHE~COG:S~BUSCO:14050at33183) — protein sequence MVAVNSPMQECLHPEDAEEILSEEKIQALLLEAEQRLLKQAAENNKAEAEGEDQLRLLEEPKVEARVRIPTLKVERFMAPYVREVNGVASLDEARAVPDRLKKLSNTTRAVEQPKLLEKCKEKPTAGSDWFDLPRTVLTPELKRDLQLLRMRNVLDPKRHYKKESGKAKLPEYSQVGTIIQGSTEFFSARIAKKDRKGTFVEEAMAAEEENGRFKRKYDEIQESKTSGKKAHYKALQAKRKRSRKYR from the exons ATGGTTGCTGTGAATTCACCCATGCAGGAATGTCTGCATCCGGAAGACgcagaagaaattctttctgaagaaaagattcAAGCTCTTCTGCTCGAAGCCGAACAGCGACTTCTAAAGCAAGCCGCAGAGAATAACAAAGCCGAAGCTGAAGGGGAAGACCAGCTCAGACTCCTTGAAGAACCGAAAGTTGAAGCGCGAGTACG TATCCCAACCTTGAAGGTAGAGCGTTTTATGGCTCCATATGTGCGTGAAGTCAACGGTGTGGCATCACTTGATGAAGCACGAGCTGTTCCCGATCGGCTGAAAAAGCTTTCAAACACAACACGAGCTGTCGAGCAACCGAAATTGCTAGAAAAG TGTAAAGAAAAACCCACTGCTGGTTCAGACTGGTTTGACCTTCCCAGGACGGTCCTCACCCCTGAGCTGAAAAGGGATCTCCAACTACTGCGCATGAGAAACGTGCTTGACCCAAAACGGCACTATAAGAAAGAGAGCGGTAAAGCAAAGCTTCCAGAGTATTCTCAGGTTGGTACCATTATTCAAGGTTCAACCGAATTTTTCAGTGCTCGCATCGCCAAGAAGGACCGCAAGGGGACCTTTGTTGAAGAAGCCATGGCcgctgaagaagagaatggcCGCTTCAAACGCAAATATGACGAAATTCAGGAGTCAAAGACTAGCGGTAAAAAGGCTCACTACAAAGCATTACAAGCTAAGAGGAAACGAAGTCGAAAATACCGCTGA
- a CDS encoding uncharacterized protein (EggNog:ENOG410PFFJ~COG:F~BUSCO:10686at33183) produces MAESSMFKQAQAALNYLKPHLPEALRTPRVAVICGSGLGGLADTIDSKAKVEFDYRDIPNFPASTVPGHLGKLVFGYLGAETPAVLMVGRAHFYEGHSIDKVTFPVRLFKLLGVEIMIVTNASGGLNSEYAVGDVVLINDHIFLAGLAGLHPLRGPNEDEFGVRFPALSDAYDLELRRTAHRAWTKVIRVESKRRIHEGVYAFCAGPSFETRAECRFLRQLGADLVGMSTVPEIIVARHCGLRVLALSLVTNNAVLTPVPRGDDRLLQETERAQLNRIVEEGKANHEEVLKAGSQAAADVQKLVRQVVLDMFPQTIN; encoded by the exons ATGGCGGAATCGTCGATGTTTAAGCAAGCCCAGGCGGCACTTAACTACCTAAAACCCCATCTCCCAGAGGCCTTGCGAACTCCTCGAGTAGCCGTAATATGTGGTTCTGGCCTAGGGGGTCTTGCGGATACCATTGATAGCAAGGCTAAGGTTGAATTTGATTATCGGGACATTCCGAATTTCCCTGCTTCCACCG TACCGGGCCATTTAGGAAAGCTTGTATTTGGATACTTGGGCGCGGAAACGCCAGCTGTTTTGATGGTGGGAAGAGCACA TTTCTATGAGGGACACTCCATCGACAAGGTCACGTTTCCGGTGCGGCTTTTCAAATTACTGGGCGTGGAGATCATGATAG TGACAAACGCAAGCGGAGGATTAAACTCCGAGTATGCAGTCGGCGACGTCGTTCTGATCAACGAC CACATCTTCCTCGCCGGTTTAGCCGGACTACATCCATTGCGCGGACCCAACGAGGATGAGTTTGGTGTCCGGTTCCCAGCACTTTCGGACGCATACGACCTCGAGCTCAGACGAACAGCGCACCGCGCATGGACCAAAGTCATCCGGGTAGAAAGCAAGCGAAGAATTCATGAAGGCGTGTACGCCTTCTGTGCAGGGCCAAG TTTTGAAACTAGGGCGGAGTGTAGATTCTTAAGACAACTTGGGGCAGACCTGGTCGGAATGTCGACCGTGCCAGAAATCATTGTGGCACGACATTGCGGACTTCGAGTGCTTGCTTTGAGCCTCGTTACCAACAATGCAGTCTTGACTCCCGTGCCACGTGGCGATGACCGTCTCCTCCAAGAGACGGAAAGGGCCCAACTCAATAGAATTGTTGAAGAGGGTAAAGCCAATCATGAAGAAGTTTTGAAGGCGGGTAGCCAAGCAGCAGCGGACGTACAG AAACTGGTCAGACAGGTAGTCCTAGATATGTTTCCACAAACCATTAACTAG